A window from Culex pipiens pallens isolate TS chromosome 3, TS_CPP_V2, whole genome shotgun sequence encodes these proteins:
- the LOC120417128 gene encoding secretory carrier-associated membrane protein 2 isoform X2, whose translation MSGFDDNPFGEPIVDNPFADPSIQAVRNNSANAQQTLDDYDPFSSESTNARSNQPQQPATLQPSSQTVPAYSQSGAQYSSNASVPGAGPSPAAMTQISTAELQRRQDELEKKAQELERREAELMNSANASRPNNWPPLPSFCPVQPCFYHDINIDIPTEFQKIVQNLYYLWMFYALVMVVNILGGLVILFHSGDFRTFGLGMFYAILFTPASFLCWYRPAYKAFKNDSSFNFMMFFFIFFFQTLVTIVQTIGFPGSGTCGIIMAITQFGGGGIGILVGIFVLAIAFGYGACAAGNIFMLSKIHAIYRSGTETNRITMDKARQEFQSGFFGNQIVRDAAAGAARATVQSQFNQNSAY comes from the exons GACCCCTCGATCCAGGCCGTGCGAAACAACTCGGCGAACGCCCAACAGACGCTGGACGACTACGACCCGTTCTCGAGCGAATCGACCAATGCCCGAAGCAACCAGCCCCAGCAGCCGGCCACCCTGCAGCCCTCGTCCCAGACGGTTCCGGCTTACAGCCAGAGCGGGGCCCAGTACAGCAGCAATGCGTCCGTGCCGGGAGCGGGTCCCAGCCCGGCCGCGATGACACAGATCTCCACCGCCGAGCTGCAG CGGCGCCAAGACGAGCTGGAGAAGAAAGCGCAGGAGCTGGAACGTCGCGAGGCGGAGCTGATGAACAGTGCCAACGCTAGCCGGCCGAACAACTGGCCCCCGCTGCCCTCGTTCTGTCCGGTGCAGCCCTGTTTCTACCACGACATCAACATCGACATCCCGACCGAGTTCCAGAAGATTGTGCAGAACCTGTACTACCTGTGGATGTTCTACGCGCTCGTCATGGTCGTCAACATCCTCGGCGGCCTGGTGATACTGTTCCACTCCGGGGACTTTCGCACCTTTGGGCTGGGCATGTTTTACGCGATCCTGTTCACGCCGGCCTCGTTCCTGTGCTG GTACCGCCCGGCGTACAAGGCGTTCAAGAACGACTCGAGCTTCAACTTTATGATGTTCTTCTTCATTTTCTTCTTTCAAACGCTGGTGACGATCGTGCAGACGATCGGCTTTCCCGGCTCGGGCACGTGTGGCATTATTATGGCCATTACGCAGTTTGGCGGTGGTGGAATCGGCATCCTGGTGGGCATCTTTGTGCTCGCGATTGCGTTCGGGTACGGGGCGTGCGCCGCCGGGAACATTTTTATGCTGAGCAAG ATCCACGCCATCTACCGCAGCGGCACCGAGACGAACCGCATCACGATGGACAAGGCCCGCCAGGAGTTCCAGTCGGGCTTCTTCGGCAACCAGATCGTGCGGGACGCGGCGGCCGGCGCCGCACGGGCCACCGTCCAGTCGCAGTTCAACCAGAACAG
- the LOC120417128 gene encoding secretory carrier-associated membrane protein 2 isoform X3: MSGFDDNPFGEPIVDNPFADPSIQAVRNNSANAQQTLDDYDPFSSESTNARSNQPQQPATLQPSSQTVPAYSQSGAQYSSNASVPGAGPSPAAMTQISTAELQRRQDELEKKAQELERREAELMNSANASRPNNWPPLPSFCPVQPCFYHDINIDIPTEFQKIVQNLYYLWMFYALVMVVNILGGLVILFHSGDFRTFGLGMFYAILFTPASFLCWYRPAYKAFKNDSSFNFMMFFFIFFFQTLVTIVQTIGFPGSGTCGIIMAITQFGGGGIGILVGIFVLAIAFGYGACAAGNIFMLSKIHAIYRSGTETNRITMDKARQEFQSGFFGNQIVRDAAAGAARATVQSQFNQNRY, translated from the exons GACCCCTCGATCCAGGCCGTGCGAAACAACTCGGCGAACGCCCAACAGACGCTGGACGACTACGACCCGTTCTCGAGCGAATCGACCAATGCCCGAAGCAACCAGCCCCAGCAGCCGGCCACCCTGCAGCCCTCGTCCCAGACGGTTCCGGCTTACAGCCAGAGCGGGGCCCAGTACAGCAGCAATGCGTCCGTGCCGGGAGCGGGTCCCAGCCCGGCCGCGATGACACAGATCTCCACCGCCGAGCTGCAG CGGCGCCAAGACGAGCTGGAGAAGAAAGCGCAGGAGCTGGAACGTCGCGAGGCGGAGCTGATGAACAGTGCCAACGCTAGCCGGCCGAACAACTGGCCCCCGCTGCCCTCGTTCTGTCCGGTGCAGCCCTGTTTCTACCACGACATCAACATCGACATCCCGACCGAGTTCCAGAAGATTGTGCAGAACCTGTACTACCTGTGGATGTTCTACGCGCTCGTCATGGTCGTCAACATCCTCGGCGGCCTGGTGATACTGTTCCACTCCGGGGACTTTCGCACCTTTGGGCTGGGCATGTTTTACGCGATCCTGTTCACGCCGGCCTCGTTCCTGTGCTG GTACCGCCCGGCGTACAAGGCGTTCAAGAACGACTCGAGCTTCAACTTTATGATGTTCTTCTTCATTTTCTTCTTTCAAACGCTGGTGACGATCGTGCAGACGATCGGCTTTCCCGGCTCGGGCACGTGTGGCATTATTATGGCCATTACGCAGTTTGGCGGTGGTGGAATCGGCATCCTGGTGGGCATCTTTGTGCTCGCGATTGCGTTCGGGTACGGGGCGTGCGCCGCCGGGAACATTTTTATGCTGAGCAAG ATCCACGCCATCTACCGCAGCGGCACCGAGACGAACCGCATCACGATGGACAAGGCCCGCCAGGAGTTCCAGTCGGGCTTCTTCGGCAACCAGATCGTGCGGGACGCGGCGGCCGGCGCCGCACGGGCCACCGTCCAGTCGCAGTTCAACCAGAACAGGTACTGA